A window of Actinomadura viridis genomic DNA:
CGTCGCCTTCGGGGTCCTGGGCCTGTCGACCGGTCACAGCCACCCTCTCCGCATGCCGTAAGCCTCTGCTGGCTCCGGCACCTTACCGCCAGTGACGTGTGGTCACCCGATGGGGGGAAGGTCGGCCGCAGCACCTCCGCCCGGTGTCCCGGCCCGCCGGGCCGGTACCGGAGAGTGGGACGAGCGGGCGGCCCGGCGGGTTCCGCCGGGCCGCCCAGGTCCCCCGTTCGCCGGGTGCCTTCGCACGGATGTCACCGAGGGCGGGCGGCCTCCTGCCGGAGGCAGGTGAACGTGCCGCCGTTCGGGGACCGCTAACCGAAGATGCTGACCCCGCCGGGGCCGATGAGCAGCCCCACGACGATCAGCACGGCCCCCCACAGGATGTCCCGGCGGGCCAGCAGGACGTAGATGCCGGAGATGACCAGAACAACCGCAATAATCCACAACAAAGTTGCCATGGCGCAACTGTCCCCGTGAAAGCGACCTCAAAACACGACGTCAGGGCGCCGGGGCCGCCGACCCCTCCCTGAGCGCCCCGTCCGGGCCGCCGGTGAGGTACCCGTACAGGTGGCCCGAGCCGTCGAGCATGGCCGTGGCGCGCCGCGCCAGCTCCTCCCTGCGCTCGGCGAGCGCCGCGCGCAGCGCCTCACTGCCGCCCGTCCGGCGCAGCCCCTCCAGGACGGGACGGATCTGGGGCAGGCGGTAGTGGCCCTGCCGGAGCAGGTGGATCATCTGCGCGTCCCGGACGTCGGCCGGGCCGAACCGGCGGTAGCCGGTGCCGGGCTCGCGCCGGGGCGCCAGCAGCCCGGCCGACTCCCACACGCGCAGGGCGGAGGCGCGGACGCCGAGGCGCGCGGCCACCTCGCCGACGCGCAGGCCCGACCGGGGCGGTGCCGGGACGCCGGAGGGAGGCGCCGCCGCGACCGCTTCGAGCGCCTCGCCGGTCGCCTCCAGGGAAAGCCGCTGCTCGTGCAGCGCGGCATGGGCCTCGTTCACCAGCGCCAGCGCCCCCGGGACGTCGCCGGCGTGCACGGCCCGCATGATCGACTGCGCGGTGAGGCCGCCGTACCCGCGGCTCAGCGCCCGGAAGGTGAGCAGCGCCCGGCGATGCCGGTCGTCCAGCCTGCGGTATCCGGAGGGGGTGCGCGGCGCCGGGGGCAGCACGCCCGCGTCCACGTAGTTGCGGATCTGCTGGGTCGACAGGCCCGCCATCCGCGCCAGGTCGACGGGGCGCAGCCCGGCCTCGACACGTCCCATCGGCTCACCCGCTCCGATCGCACTCAACCCACGGATTTGAGGGTTGGTCGCCGATCATCTCAGGATCGCCGGTCTCTTCGGCTCGAAAGTATCAACAGCACGGGGCGCCCGGCTCCGGGCGCCCCCGCCCAGCCGCCGTCACCGGCCGGGCGGCTCGTCGCGCAGGGACTCGCGCAGCGAGGCGCGCAGCTCCTCGTCGTCGGTGTGCCCGTGGGCGCTCACCGCGTGCTGCGCCGCGGCCTCCAGGACCTCCTCGGCGGGGCCGCTGATGGTCAGGCCGCACCCGCGCTCGCTGGGGATGTCCCGGCAGTCGAGCGTCTTGCGGGTCGGCGTACGGTGGTCGACCTCGTCGACCACATCGAGGTCGCGGTAGCGCAGCGGCGTCCCGCTGAGCGCGGTGAGCTTGCCCGCGAGCTCCCCGGTCTCGGGTAGTTCCGAGTTGACCCTGGCCGCCTCCGCGTCCGGGAACTCCACGAACATCACGTACGTGTCGTCCTGGTCGCGGTCCTTGGCGGTGATGGTGCGCAGCGCCGTGCGGCGGCCCTCCGTACGGGCGCTCCACTCGTCGGCCAGCGCCCGCGCCTCGGCGAGGCGCGGTGTCCTGATCTCCACGGTCTGGATGAACATTGTGAATCTCCCCTCGCAATCTGAGGCAAGGCGGCCGGCCCCGATCTCGGGGGGCGGCCGCGATGCCGGGGCGGGATCAGCCGCGCTTGGCGTAGCCGGCGATCTCCCCGAAGTCGATCAGGACGCACTCCTCGTCGCCCACCACCTCGGCGTCGTGGCCGGGCGGGATGGCGACGGCGTCGCCCGCGCCGAGTTCCTTCTCCGTGCCGTCGGACATGGTCACCCGCATCCGCCCGGACACGCAGAAGCCCAGGTGAGAGGTCTCGCACCGCTCGGTCCCTGCGATCGGCCGGACGTCCTTGGACCAGCGCCAGCCGGGCTCGAACGTGCCGCGGGCCACCTGGCGTCCGCCCAGCGTCACCACGTCCGCCTTGCCGTTGTGCTCGAACTCGCGCGTCTCGTCGGGCCGCTGGAAGTTCTTGACCTCGAGCTGTGCCATGGTTCCCCCCGTTTACCCAGAGTGACGGCGTTCACTGCCGCCCTACCCAGGGTGAAATCGGGACAATCAGGTCAACTGCCGGAGGGTGATCGGGCCGTGACGGCGTGACCGGCCCCGGTCATGCCGGCGGCGATTCGTCCTTCTCCGCCCACGATGCTGATCTTGATGGATCATGGAGGAGAATGTCACGGCGGGCGAGAGGGGGCGGCCTTGAGCGAACTGGTGCGCTGGGAGACCGATCAGGGGTCGATCGTCGTCGAGATGGACCAGGACGACCCCGGGTTCGAGATGGTCTCCCGGGTCGACGACGTCATCGGGCAGTCCAGGACCAGGCTTGAGGACGCGCTGAAGAGCGTACGGGGCATGGCCGAGTCCGCGCTGACGGCGCTCAAGGACGTCTCGGTGACGCCGGACACGGTCGAGCTGGAGTTCGGCGTCAAGCTGAACGCCGCCGCCGGCGCGGTGATCGCCC
This region includes:
- a CDS encoding GPGG-motif small membrane protein, producing the protein MATLLWIIAVVLVISGIYVLLARRDILWGAVLIVVGLLIGPGGVSIFG
- a CDS encoding TioE family transcriptional regulator, encoding MGRVEAGLRPVDLARMAGLSTQQIRNYVDAGVLPPAPRTPSGYRRLDDRHRRALLTFRALSRGYGGLTAQSIMRAVHAGDVPGALALVNEAHAALHEQRLSLEATGEALEAVAAAPPSGVPAPPRSGLRVGEVAARLGVRASALRVWESAGLLAPRREPGTGYRRFGPADVRDAQMIHLLRQGHYRLPQIRPVLEGLRRTGGSEALRAALAERREELARRATAMLDGSGHLYGYLTGGPDGALREGSAAPAP
- a CDS encoding CU044_2847 family protein; amino-acid sequence: MSELVRWETDQGSIVVEMDQDDPGFEMVSRVDDVIGQSRTRLEDALKSVRGMAESALTALKDVSVTPDTVELEFGVKLNAAAGAVIARTSVEGHMKVKLTWGGAAVAGGASDGD
- a CDS encoding DUF1059 domain-containing protein, encoding MFIQTVEIRTPRLAEARALADEWSARTEGRRTALRTITAKDRDQDDTYVMFVEFPDAEAARVNSELPETGELAGKLTALSGTPLRYRDLDVVDEVDHRTPTRKTLDCRDIPSERGCGLTISGPAEEVLEAAAQHAVSAHGHTDDEELRASLRESLRDEPPGR
- a CDS encoding cupin domain-containing protein; the encoded protein is MAQLEVKNFQRPDETREFEHNGKADVVTLGGRQVARGTFEPGWRWSKDVRPIAGTERCETSHLGFCVSGRMRVTMSDGTEKELGAGDAVAIPPGHDAEVVGDEECVLIDFGEIAGYAKRG